One genomic region from Ornithinicoccus hortensis encodes:
- a CDS encoding DUF4082 domain-containing protein produces the protein MSEWESWGDDEAIAGFTTAYSFDPGQTVRFKIKTDAPQHRIRIYRLGWYQGHGARHLADVTPSVSLPQAQPDPIVDGPTGLIDCGNWAESASWTIPTDAISGVYYALFDRLDGGRSSHTVFVVRRQAASDILVQTSEMTMHAYNRYGGNSLYFGEPAGRAYKVSYNRPFNNGEAESNFFNAEIALVRWLERNGYDVAYCGGIDIHQSGSLLQGRKVFISSGHDEYVTGPQRDHVTAARDAGVHLIFMTGNEYFWRVRMEPSMDGASTQDRTMVCYKETLDSAKTDPLPEWTGTWRDPRFSPPSNGGRPENELTGQLFRAILPISAPDFRITVPAEFSQHRIWRNTTVTTLQQGESYDLAPNTLGYEFDVDADNGFRPPGLIRLSTTEAEVPQLLVDYGATYIQGTCTHHLTMYRAASGALVWGLGTVQWSYGLDEYHICDPGTPTDVVMQQATLNVLADMGVQPVTRQSDLVAASASTDTIAPNTTITAPIAGTHMPIGSPVTVTGTAVDSGGGIVASVEVSVDGGESWHLATGREAWSYVFTPMVIGGLTVQARAVDDSCNIGQVATVVLEGAPRGYPCAIWAEGAVPETQSVNEAEPIEVGVRFQAEIDGFVTGLRFFKGQGNTGLHVGTLWSADGSQLASATFGEETESGWQQVSIPGVAVSAGTTYVASVFMPVGRYAGDAGYFQSAYELPPLRALANGEVGGNGVYRYGAPGFPTSSFGASNYWIDVVFDTDNHALPVVIDHSPASGLQSVATTTDLTVTFSEQVEADSIVITLLGADDSQITATTDYDSNTRTATFSTSSALTPLTEYSATVEGAADSHGNVMEPFVWVFTTIGPPGTSPTSLWDTSATPASVDADPSPVELGMKFRVSTVGSVTALRFHKAAGSSGLHVGHLWSEAGDLLATSTYTHETASGWQQTRLETPVEVSPGQAYVVSYHAPYGTYGVTSAMFNGTDVSRGPLRAPDGGSSGGNGVYAFGSGGFPVNSWGNANYWVDVVFETAPDIGPPSVVNVEPAPELISVALDSKVTVAFNEPVSPGSVEMVLRDSGETVVPGSLSYDGETATATLIPSAPLDSATEYSVSVKASDLGGNAMAEPYAWTFRTVTTDGGSPVTLWDSGARPAVEAESDGAAVELGVRVRVSRPGEIRGLRFYKGPGNDGPHVGHFWTATGDLLGSVTFLNETRSGWQQAFFSDPISVEAGSTYVASYHAPAGHYAATGGGLSSPHSNGPLTAPASTGQAGNGLFSYGPGGFPSNTWGNANYWVDVIFADSAAPTIVGRSPSSGATVAPDAVVRVTFDEAIEPDTIAISLRDSTGSAVVGGIDYDATEMVATLTPGSPLVAGGTYTVTVEAAEDLDGNSLQAPVAWSFSVVAATFVSLWTASTVPGTTLVNDPGSVNVGMKFRAMVDGAVHGVRFFKGGPSNSGPHTGVLWEADGNQLASVTLGGETARGWQLGMFAVPVAVTAGTMYVVSYLAPNGYYAADGGFFSGGGFTNGPLEALQNGAEGGNGVYVYSSDVAFPTSSYNGANYWVDVLFLPESEA, from the coding sequence GTGAGCGAGTGGGAATCATGGGGTGACGACGAAGCCATCGCCGGTTTCACCACCGCCTACAGCTTCGACCCTGGGCAGACGGTGCGCTTCAAGATCAAGACCGATGCGCCGCAGCACCGCATCCGGATCTACCGGCTCGGCTGGTATCAGGGCCACGGGGCCCGGCACCTTGCAGATGTCACGCCATCGGTATCACTGCCACAGGCCCAGCCCGACCCGATCGTCGATGGACCGACTGGCCTGATTGACTGCGGCAACTGGGCGGAGTCAGCGTCCTGGACGATCCCGACCGACGCGATCTCGGGTGTGTACTACGCGCTTTTTGATCGACTGGACGGCGGAAGATCCAGTCACACAGTGTTCGTTGTGAGGCGTCAAGCAGCCTCCGACATCCTGGTGCAGACGTCGGAGATGACGATGCATGCCTACAATCGATACGGTGGCAATAGCCTGTACTTCGGGGAGCCGGCTGGACGGGCCTACAAGGTGAGCTACAATCGCCCGTTCAACAATGGCGAGGCCGAAAGCAACTTCTTCAACGCCGAGATTGCCCTCGTCAGGTGGTTGGAGCGCAACGGATACGATGTGGCCTACTGTGGTGGCATCGACATTCACCAGTCCGGCAGCCTACTTCAGGGGCGGAAGGTCTTCATCTCGTCGGGGCACGACGAGTATGTCACGGGACCACAGCGCGACCATGTAACCGCGGCACGGGACGCTGGTGTCCATCTCATCTTCATGACAGGGAATGAGTACTTCTGGCGCGTGCGGATGGAGCCGTCCATGGACGGCGCGTCCACGCAAGACCGGACGATGGTCTGCTACAAGGAAACCCTCGACAGTGCGAAGACAGACCCCCTACCGGAGTGGACCGGAACCTGGCGTGACCCGCGGTTCAGCCCGCCCTCGAATGGCGGGCGTCCGGAAAACGAACTGACTGGTCAACTGTTCCGAGCAATCCTGCCTATCTCCGCGCCAGATTTCCGCATAACCGTACCTGCTGAGTTTTCCCAGCATCGAATCTGGCGGAACACGACCGTGACAACATTGCAACAGGGGGAGTCTTACGATCTCGCGCCAAACACGCTGGGGTACGAGTTCGACGTGGATGCCGATAACGGGTTTCGCCCGCCGGGGCTGATTCGGCTCTCCACTACGGAGGCAGAGGTGCCGCAACTGCTTGTGGACTATGGGGCTACCTACATCCAGGGGACCTGCACCCACCACTTGACGATGTACCGAGCCGCCAGCGGAGCGCTCGTGTGGGGGCTCGGCACCGTGCAGTGGTCCTACGGGCTAGATGAATACCACATCTGTGACCCGGGCACGCCTACGGACGTGGTCATGCAACAGGCGACTTTGAATGTCTTGGCGGACATGGGTGTTCAGCCGGTCACTCGCCAGAGTGACCTAGTTGCTGCGAGCGCATCCACCGACACGATCGCACCTAACACGACCATCACGGCGCCCATCGCCGGCACTCACATGCCCATCGGATCGCCCGTGACCGTCACCGGGACAGCCGTGGACTCAGGTGGAGGGATCGTTGCGTCGGTCGAGGTGTCTGTCGATGGTGGTGAATCTTGGCACCTGGCCACCGGACGGGAGGCCTGGAGCTACGTCTTCACGCCGATGGTCATCGGCGGGCTTACCGTGCAGGCCCGAGCGGTGGACGACAGTTGCAACATCGGCCAGGTGGCAACGGTCGTTCTAGAGGGGGCGCCTCGCGGTTACCCGTGCGCAATCTGGGCAGAAGGTGCGGTCCCGGAGACACAGTCCGTAAATGAGGCAGAGCCCATCGAAGTAGGTGTGCGCTTCCAAGCGGAGATCGATGGCTTCGTCACCGGGTTGCGCTTCTTCAAGGGGCAGGGAAACACCGGTCTGCACGTTGGAACGCTGTGGAGCGCCGACGGCAGTCAGTTGGCCAGTGCCACGTTCGGTGAGGAGACTGAGTCCGGATGGCAGCAAGTGTCGATCCCCGGGGTTGCTGTCTCGGCTGGCACGACCTACGTGGCATCCGTGTTCATGCCCGTCGGTCGCTATGCGGGAGACGCTGGCTACTTCCAGAGCGCTTACGAACTGCCCCCCTTGCGGGCTCTGGCTAACGGCGAAGTTGGCGGCAACGGGGTCTACCGATACGGCGCGCCCGGGTTCCCGACGAGCTCGTTCGGAGCGAGCAACTATTGGATCGACGTCGTCTTCGACACAGATAACCATGCCCTTCCCGTAGTGATTGACCACTCTCCCGCGTCTGGCCTGCAGTCTGTCGCAACAACGACGGACCTGACGGTTACCTTCAGCGAGCAGGTGGAAGCCGACTCGATCGTGATCACCCTCCTCGGCGCAGACGATTCGCAGATCACGGCAACAACTGACTACGACTCGAACACGCGGACGGCCACCTTCTCAACGTCCTCCGCACTTACGCCACTCACCGAGTATTCCGCCACAGTTGAGGGTGCCGCTGACAGCCACGGCAACGTGATGGAGCCGTTCGTGTGGGTTTTCACGACAATAGGACCGCCTGGTACAAGCCCCACCAGTCTGTGGGACACGTCGGCCACTCCTGCCAGCGTGGACGCCGATCCCAGCCCGGTCGAACTCGGGATGAAATTCCGTGTTTCGACGGTCGGATCGGTGACAGCTCTGCGCTTCCACAAGGCCGCGGGAAGTAGCGGACTCCACGTCGGCCACCTCTGGTCGGAGGCCGGTGATCTCTTGGCTACCAGCACCTATACGCACGAGACAGCATCAGGCTGGCAACAAACACGGCTGGAGACTCCGGTGGAGGTGTCCCCTGGACAGGCTTATGTCGTCTCATACCATGCTCCATACGGCACCTACGGCGTGACCAGCGCGATGTTCAACGGTACGGACGTCTCGCGGGGGCCGCTTCGTGCCCCCGATGGAGGTTCCAGCGGCGGGAATGGGGTCTATGCCTTCGGCAGTGGCGGATTCCCAGTCAATTCCTGGGGCAACGCGAACTACTGGGTCGACGTGGTCTTCGAGACTGCGCCCGACATCGGTCCCCCGTCTGTGGTCAATGTCGAGCCAGCGCCTGAACTCATCTCCGTCGCGCTAGACTCCAAGGTCACGGTCGCCTTTAATGAGCCGGTGAGCCCGGGGTCTGTCGAGATGGTCCTCCGTGACAGCGGCGAGACTGTGGTCCCTGGTTCCCTGTCCTACGACGGCGAGACGGCCACGGCGACACTGATACCGAGTGCTCCGTTGGACTCCGCCACGGAGTACTCCGTCTCCGTCAAGGCCAGTGACCTCGGGGGCAATGCCATGGCTGAGCCCTATGCTTGGACGTTCCGGACCGTCACGACCGATGGTGGCTCGCCCGTCACGTTGTGGGATAGCGGGGCGCGTCCGGCGGTGGAGGCGGAGAGTGATGGAGCGGCAGTTGAGCTTGGCGTCCGGGTTCGAGTCTCCAGGCCTGGGGAGATCCGTGGGCTTCGATTCTATAAGGGCCCTGGCAACGACGGCCCACATGTGGGCCACTTCTGGACTGCGACCGGGGACCTTCTCGGTTCCGTGACGTTCCTCAACGAGACTCGGTCGGGTTGGCAGCAGGCCTTCTTCAGCGACCCGATCTCGGTTGAGGCGGGTTCCACATACGTCGCGTCCTATCACGCACCCGCAGGGCATTACGCCGCAACGGGGGGCGGGCTGTCGTCGCCCCACTCCAACGGCCCGCTGACAGCACCGGCCAGTACTGGGCAGGCAGGGAACGGGCTCTTCTCCTATGGTCCTGGCGGTTTCCCCAGCAACACGTGGGGAAACGCCAACTACTGGGTAGATGTGATCTTCGCTGATTCGGCAGCGCCCACGATCGTCGGACGTTCGCCCAGTTCGGGTGCGACCGTTGCACCGGATGCCGTCGTCCGGGTGACGTTTGACGAGGCGATCGAGCCCGACACCATCGCCATCTCCCTCCGAGATAGCACGGGCAGCGCCGTTGTGGGCGGGATCGACTACGACGCGACAGAGATGGTGGCGACCCTGACACCGGGCAGCCCTCTGGTGGCTGGCGGCACCTACACAGTCACGGTCGAGGCTGCTGAGGATCTGGATGGCAACAGTCTGCAGGCGCCTGTGGCGTGGAGCTTCTCCGTCGTTGCCGCCACTTTCGTCTCGTTGTGGACCGCTTCCACCGTGCCAGGTACGACCTTGGTCAACGACCCGGGATCGGTCAACGTGGGCATGAAGTTCCGAGCAATGGTCGACGGTGCTGTGCACGGGGTGCGCTTCTTCAAGGGGGGGCCGAGCAATTCGGGCCCACACACGGGCGTCCTGTGGGAGGCAGACGGCAACCAGTTGGCATCGGTGACCCTGGGCGGCGAGACGGCTCGTGGCTGGCAACTCGGGATGTTCGCGGTGCCCGTCGCGGTGACCGCGGGGACGATGTATGTCGTTTCGTACCTCGCTCCGAACGGGTACTACGCCGCGGACGGTGGGTTCTTCAGCGGAGGTGGCTTCACCAACGGGCCACTCGAGGCTCTCCAGAACGGGGCAGAGGGAGGCAACGGCGTTTACGTCTACAGCAGTGATGTCGCCTTTCCTACCAGCAGCTACAACGGGGCCAACTACTGGGTGGATGTCCTGTTCCTGCCGGAGAGCGAGGCGTAG
- a CDS encoding WecB/TagA/CpsF family glycosyltransferase, producing MDRRKRLFGLDIQSLTLSEASDLLSEVAASPGPKARVVVTPNVDHLVRLNTSAFNSEYAQAEFIFADGMPVVWASHLLGTPLPERVTGADLFVIMCERAAQNGWRVVLIGGQPGSEADLQSRFAHRFPGLRLEIYCPSMDFGPLGTEGSTAAELVRRVKPNLVFVCLGMPKQEVWALHYKAELPTGLILCVGAAMEFALGITKRAPRWIQRSGFEWAWRLGGDPRRLWRRYLVQDSKFLLILLREYRLSHASTSGDASDFVLSYPRQPSTGQRSDHGGTQPRADTASMDNTSSPRSPGDRT from the coding sequence ATGGATCGACGGAAACGACTCTTCGGACTGGACATCCAATCCCTGACCTTGTCCGAAGCTTCTGACCTCCTGAGCGAGGTGGCCGCCTCCCCAGGGCCCAAGGCAAGAGTCGTCGTCACACCCAACGTGGACCACCTTGTACGTCTCAACACGTCCGCCTTCAACTCCGAATACGCGCAAGCAGAGTTCATCTTCGCCGACGGCATGCCAGTCGTGTGGGCCAGCCACCTCCTGGGAACGCCCTTACCTGAGCGTGTAACTGGAGCCGACTTGTTCGTGATTATGTGCGAGCGGGCCGCTCAGAATGGCTGGCGAGTCGTCCTCATAGGCGGCCAACCTGGCAGCGAGGCAGACCTACAGTCGCGCTTCGCGCATCGATTCCCGGGCCTGCGCCTCGAAATCTACTGTCCTTCCATGGACTTCGGCCCCTTGGGAACCGAGGGGTCCACCGCCGCCGAACTCGTGCGCCGCGTCAAGCCGAACTTGGTCTTCGTCTGCTTGGGTATGCCCAAGCAGGAAGTCTGGGCATTGCACTACAAGGCCGAACTCCCAACCGGGCTCATCCTATGCGTCGGGGCAGCGATGGAGTTCGCCCTGGGCATCACCAAACGCGCGCCCCGCTGGATCCAACGGAGTGGCTTCGAGTGGGCGTGGAGGCTGGGCGGGGATCCACGCCGCTTGTGGCGCCGCTACCTCGTGCAGGACAGCAAATTCCTACTAATCCTTCTCCGCGAGTACAGACTGAGCCACGCTTCGACAAGTGGCGATGCGAGTGACTTCGTACTGTCATACCCACGCCAGCCCAGCACCGGACAGAGGTCCGACCATGGCGGAACCCAGCCACGTGCGGATACGGCAAGCATGGACAACACCAGTTCACCCCGCTCTCCAGGAGATCGCACTTGA
- a CDS encoding glycosyltransferase family 2 protein: MLVVVAYNSATDLPSLLNSVDAAARDLTWQAIVVNNSPAEDLTDLLAAFPNVSLLEPGENLGYSGGLNLGVRAAPDCRYFTFLNPDLKLGPGALTTLLHELERSPSATAAVPAIQTMDNHTRTSIRREPSILGSLGEALFGNGWPSRPAVLTEVVRDPADYGYIHAIDWATGAALVVRSEAVATIGDWDALTFFLYSEEVDYSRRIREAGGQVMFVPESVVHHVEGGSGSAPALLALMEVNRVRYYRKWHGPRKTPLYALVVLAHNTLRLHRPGRTLAIKALCSPKVRATLPHASRNRQARQW; this comes from the coding sequence GTGCTCGTTGTGGTGGCTTACAACAGTGCCACCGACCTCCCCTCACTTCTGAACTCTGTCGACGCCGCAGCACGAGACCTGACCTGGCAAGCCATTGTCGTGAACAACTCACCAGCGGAAGATCTCACGGACCTGCTCGCCGCATTCCCCAACGTGTCACTATTAGAACCGGGGGAGAACCTGGGCTACTCAGGTGGGCTCAACCTCGGCGTCCGGGCTGCGCCCGACTGCCGCTACTTCACCTTCCTCAATCCTGACCTGAAACTAGGTCCCGGCGCGCTCACCACCCTCCTCCACGAACTTGAAAGGTCACCCTCAGCAACTGCGGCCGTGCCAGCGATCCAGACCATGGACAACCACACTCGCACATCGATCCGACGCGAACCGAGCATCCTCGGATCATTGGGGGAAGCACTCTTCGGAAACGGGTGGCCGAGCCGTCCAGCAGTCTTGACAGAGGTCGTCCGCGACCCAGCGGACTACGGATACATCCACGCAATCGACTGGGCGACTGGCGCCGCCCTCGTCGTGCGCTCGGAGGCAGTCGCCACGATTGGGGACTGGGATGCACTGACGTTCTTTCTATACTCCGAGGAAGTCGACTACAGCAGAAGGATCCGAGAAGCTGGGGGGCAAGTCATGTTCGTTCCGGAGTCGGTGGTTCACCACGTCGAAGGCGGCTCAGGCAGCGCGCCGGCACTGTTGGCCCTCATGGAGGTGAATCGGGTGCGCTACTACCGGAAATGGCACGGCCCACGAAAAACCCCACTCTATGCCTTAGTCGTGTTGGCTCACAACACGCTGCGGCTACACAGACCCGGCCGCACCCTAGCAATCAAGGCACTATGCTCCCCGAAAGTTCGAGCCACCCTTCCGCATGCCTCCCGGAACAGGCAGGCCCGCCAGTGGTAA
- a CDS encoding glycosyltransferase yields MVISPAVVIIAAHNEERVIGRCLSALADAIVAGVRVVVVCNGCNDATYTLASRHAGVEVVDIPIPSKTLALREGDRYADELQSAGLLEPDASRIYLDADVVMTSRAITDIVCALDRGPELATRPPVRHDTTRATFIVRRWYRVRAQISSFDHVLWGAGCYALSAHGRRRFDEFPEVVSDDLFIDMLFGPAEKRTTPTDQVTVTTPRNLKYLLLILQRTYRTEDELAEHVGSASHTAEASKTKRNHLRDLFIIATRHPFQLVDLVLYVCVIGTARIRAARDDKRRVWERDDSSRN; encoded by the coding sequence GTGGTAATCTCTCCAGCGGTAGTCATCATCGCCGCCCATAATGAGGAGCGTGTCATCGGGCGATGCCTCTCTGCACTAGCTGATGCCATCGTGGCGGGTGTTAGGGTCGTAGTCGTCTGCAACGGATGCAACGATGCTACATATACACTTGCATCCAGACACGCGGGCGTGGAGGTCGTCGACATCCCCATCCCTTCGAAGACCCTTGCCTTAAGAGAAGGGGACCGTTACGCCGACGAACTCCAATCTGCCGGCCTCCTAGAGCCAGACGCCAGTCGGATCTACCTGGATGCCGACGTAGTCATGACCTCACGTGCAATCACGGACATCGTGTGTGCTCTTGACCGTGGCCCCGAACTCGCCACCCGACCACCAGTTAGGCACGATACCACTAGGGCGACCTTCATAGTTCGACGCTGGTATAGGGTGCGAGCACAGATATCCTCATTTGATCATGTTCTTTGGGGCGCCGGATGTTATGCACTTTCCGCACACGGACGAAGGCGCTTTGATGAATTCCCAGAAGTCGTCTCGGATGACCTCTTCATAGACATGCTCTTCGGTCCTGCGGAAAAGCGCACAACGCCGACTGACCAGGTCACGGTCACAACCCCCCGCAACCTAAAGTACCTCCTCCTCATTCTTCAGAGGACTTACCGAACCGAAGATGAACTGGCGGAACACGTCGGTTCAGCATCACATACTGCAGAGGCCAGCAAGACAAAGAGGAATCATCTCAGGGATCTCTTCATTATCGCCACAAGACATCCATTTCAGCTAGTTGACCTAGTTCTTTACGTCTGCGTGATTGGCACCGCGAGGATAAGGGCCGCGCGCGACGATAAGCGCAGGGTCTGGGAACGAGACGATAGCTCGCGAAACTGA
- a CDS encoding O-antigen ligase family protein, which yields MIPKAMPPSRHGRHRTGHGIPPSVRTSPTRSGLGRLKPTRSTDDGVAFLTVYLILALLVPSSLRVGALGAAGSPAMLWALVGLLSWVSSRLSHKVPLIWNLGIVPTAMGIFVGAVTVSYIHSMLRGVPDLEGSTADTGLLRVVAWAGIVLLAHDGIDSWDRFLVLMRRMVILGAILGMLGVAQFVTGQSLIGWISVPGLSPGDIPTGIQERGGFVRAAGTAIHPLEYGVAQCLILPVALSLAFYDRQWRPAVRWLCVASIFLATALSVSRSALIGLGFVVVIMILGWPRRYRIVSLVGVGATAVVIYLMVPGLGGTVLRTFSDVGRDSSTTSRTDAAAEAQQVIAHAPYFGRGFGTFLPEYVIFDNQHLLSLVEVGVMGTLALALLFCSALYCARVGRRNAGSGLSRDFGQAFTAAITSTVVLLAFFDGLSFPMVGNVLFLVLGLSALYYRLTKEDDSVSVEANTALVLRDNAGDIG from the coding sequence ATGATCCCTAAAGCCATGCCACCAAGTCGTCACGGGAGGCACCGAACGGGGCACGGCATTCCACCAAGCGTGCGTACGTCCCCGACCCGATCTGGCCTGGGCAGACTCAAACCCACGAGAAGCACAGACGACGGGGTTGCCTTCCTGACGGTCTACCTGATTCTTGCCCTCCTGGTCCCCTCCAGCCTTCGCGTTGGCGCCCTCGGCGCTGCGGGGTCGCCAGCGATGCTTTGGGCCCTCGTCGGTTTACTCAGTTGGGTTAGCAGCCGACTCAGTCACAAGGTACCACTGATATGGAATTTGGGAATCGTGCCTACCGCAATGGGAATTTTCGTCGGTGCGGTTACTGTCTCTTACATTCATTCGATGTTAAGGGGCGTCCCCGACTTGGAGGGGAGCACCGCCGATACTGGTTTGCTCCGCGTCGTCGCCTGGGCGGGCATAGTACTCCTTGCGCACGATGGTATAGATTCGTGGGATCGGTTCCTCGTGCTAATGAGGCGAATGGTCATTCTGGGGGCTATATTGGGTATGTTAGGTGTCGCCCAATTTGTAACGGGTCAGTCTCTAATCGGATGGATATCGGTGCCTGGACTGAGCCCTGGTGACATACCCACTGGAATTCAGGAACGAGGCGGGTTCGTCAGAGCGGCCGGAACCGCGATACACCCACTCGAGTATGGCGTAGCACAGTGTTTGATTCTGCCCGTGGCCCTCAGCTTGGCCTTCTATGATCGTCAATGGCGCCCTGCCGTGCGCTGGTTGTGTGTCGCAAGTATCTTCTTGGCAACCGCGCTCTCCGTGTCGAGGTCCGCATTAATCGGCTTGGGTTTCGTTGTCGTCATTATGATTCTCGGATGGCCACGACGGTATCGGATCGTCTCGTTGGTGGGCGTTGGGGCGACGGCAGTCGTCATCTACCTCATGGTGCCGGGATTGGGCGGAACAGTCCTCCGAACATTTAGCGACGTGGGGAGGGATTCATCGACGACGTCTAGAACTGACGCGGCCGCGGAGGCTCAACAGGTAATAGCTCATGCGCCATATTTCGGTCGCGGGTTCGGAACATTTCTTCCAGAGTACGTAATATTCGACAATCAGCACCTACTCTCTCTCGTCGAGGTAGGGGTGATGGGCACCCTGGCGCTCGCTCTGCTATTCTGTTCTGCGCTCTATTGCGCCAGAGTGGGCCGGAGGAATGCGGGCTCAGGTCTGAGTCGGGATTTTGGACAGGCGTTCACGGCTGCTATCACGTCCACCGTCGTGCTGCTAGCATTTTTCGATGGACTCTCCTTTCCGATGGTGGGAAATGTCTTGTTCCTGGTGCTTGGACTGTCGGCGCTCTACTATCGGCTCACGAAGGAAGATGATTCGGTTTCCGTCGAAGCCAACACTGCACTGGTACTTCGTGATAACGCCGGGGATATTGGTTAA